A genomic window from Candidatus Binatia bacterium includes:
- a CDS encoding periplasmic heavy metal sensor, with translation MRTKFWLALTVTVLLVPMTADAQPYGGRSGGMGRSGGGMRGQPTFMAELYPPEIIMRNQSELGLSDSQKTGIMAATRETRDALDPIQWELQEKQQSLTALVSAPTIDEAALLAQAEEVMGLEMQLKKQHLLLLVRIKNQLTPEQQQKAKSLRGSGRRGSSGGGHGGRPRGGPPGGRP, from the coding sequence ATGAGAACCAAATTCTGGCTCGCGCTCACCGTGACCGTACTTCTCGTTCCGATGACCGCGGATGCCCAACCTTACGGCGGCCGCTCGGGCGGCATGGGAAGGAGCGGTGGCGGCATGCGCGGCCAGCCGACCTTCATGGCCGAGCTGTACCCGCCCGAAATCATCATGCGGAATCAGTCCGAACTCGGCCTGAGTGACTCGCAGAAGACGGGCATCATGGCCGCCACGCGGGAAACGCGAGACGCGCTCGACCCAATCCAATGGGAGCTTCAGGAAAAACAACAAAGCCTTACGGCCCTCGTCTCCGCGCCCACGATCGACGAGGCGGCCCTCCTCGCGCAGGCCGAAGAGGTGATGGGCCTCGAGATGCAATTGAAGAAGCAGCACCTCCTCCTGCTGGTGAGGATCAAGAACCAGCTGACCCCCGAGCAACAGCAAAAGGCGAAGAGTCTGCGCGGGAGCGGGCGACGAGGCAGCTCCGGTGGTGGGCACGGCGGGCGGCCCCGCGGTGGTCCGCCGGGCGGGCGACCCTGA